The Apium graveolens cultivar Ventura chromosome 6, ASM990537v1, whole genome shotgun sequence genome contains a region encoding:
- the LOC141664452 gene encoding putative Histone-lysine N-methyltransferase ATXR5 encodes MKCLRPAVLEIPPENWYCDGCRSKHPEESTRDGSSKSRKRYFGIIAKYISPEVPQKRRKRLPKKSTKFLPYVPANDVESRNRQMDSLRFALQSKNVAFSDKLTYSHDMAPKSANQSKYEADDIQELSTEDYITIKKCKAMMKGGKCPPLKVVFDEVEGYKVEADGPIKAMTFLAEYTGDVDFVRNRRDDENFDSFMTLLTYRDSEEEDGLFICPDKRGNIARFISGITTILRKKKKNLKSVRYNVRGKCHVYLVALRNIKKGERLCFDYNGQDNGYDTQHFI; translated from the exons ATGAAGTGTCTGAGACCGGCTGTTCTTGAAATTCCCCCTGAAAACTGGTATTGTGATGGTTGCCGCAGTAAGCACCCAGAAG AATCAACCAGAGATGGATCTAGTAAATCAAGGAAGAGGTATTTTGGGATTATAGCTAAATACATTTCACCCGAAG TTCCTCAAAAAAGGCGTAAACGTTTGCCAAAAAAATCTACAAAATTTCTTCCGTACGTTCCAGCAAATGATGTTGAGAGTAGGAACAGACAAATGGATTCTCTACGTTTTGCTCTGCAGAGTAAGAACGTAGCATTTAGTGATAAACTGACATACTCACATGACATGGCTCCTAAATCTGCTAATCAATCCAAGTATGAGGCAGATGACATCCAG GAACTATCTACCGAAGATTACATAACAATAAAGAAATGTAAAGCAATGATGAAAGGAGGAAAATGTCCTCCTCTTAAAGTTGTTTTTGATGAAGTGGAAGG GTACAAAGTTGAAGCAGATGGTCCAATCAAAGCCATGACTTTTCTTGCTGAGTATACAGGAGATGTAGATTTTGTCAGGAATCGGAGAGATGATGAGAATTTTGATAGCTTTATGACCCTCCTTACTTACAGAGACTCAGAAGAAGAAGATGGTCTCTTTATTTGCCCGGACAAGCGGGGAAATATAGCTCGCTTCATCAGTGGCATTACAACCATTCTGCGTAA aaagaagaaaaaccTCAAATCTGTGAGGTACAATGTTCGTGGTAAATGTCATGTTTATCTTGTCGCTCTTCGTAATATAAAAAAGGGAGAACGACTTTGTTTCGATTATAATGGACAAGATAATGGATATGATACACAACATTTTATTTAG